In Beijerinckiaceae bacterium, the sequence CCAGAGGATGCAACTAATGCAATTATATTGGAGCATTAGAGCGCGCTGCAAGCTCTAGTTTGATAATTGTCATCAGAACACCGAATTTTTTTCAAAAAACGCAGTCTCGGCCGAGTTCACCTTCATTTACGATCGCGCCGCGGCCTCGTGGAAGATCGCGCGCAGTCTTGTCGCGACCGGACCCGGAACCCCTGTCCCTATCTGCCGGCCGTCGATGCGGACCACGGGCATGACGAGGGTCGTCGCGCCCGTAACAAAAGCTTCCTGGGCGGCAAAAGCTTCCTCCAAACTAAATTTTCTTTCCTCGAACTTCAGACCTTCGGCTGCGATGATTTCCAGCAGCGTGGTCCGGGTGATCCCCCGCAAAATGGCGTGGTCGACCTGGTGGGTGATGACTATGCCGCCCTGCCCGACGATCCACGCGTTCGAGGCCGATCCCTCGGTTACCATCCCGTCCGGCTCGACAAACCAGGCCTCATAGGCCCCGCCCTCTTTGGCGATCTGGCGCGCCAACACGTTGGGGAGCAGAGAAATCGACTTTATGTCGACCCGCTTCCAGCGAATCTCGGGGCATGTGACGACGCTTATGCCCTTGCGTGCGACGCTTTCGCTTTTTCCTGGGTCGACATGACGCGCCGTGACGACGAGGCTTGGATGGGCATTTGTTGGAAAGACATGATCGCGCGGCGCGACCCCGCGGGTAATCTGAAGGTAGACGAATCCATTTTGAACCTTATTCCGCCGTACCACCTCGCGCAGGATGATGGCGAGCGCCTCGGGCTTCAAGGGCGCATCGATCCGCAATTCAGCGAGCGAATAGGCAAGCCGCCCCAAATGGCGTTTTTCGTCGATTAAGGCGCCCTGAAAAACTTCGCAGACTTCATAAACGCCATCGGCGAATTGATAGCCGCGATCCTCGATATGGACTAAGGCGTCACGGCGCCAGACATATCGGCCATTGACATAAGCAACCCGACTCACGCGCGCTCCCAAGACTTAAAAAAATGAACGCTGGGCCCGCAGGGAAACCCAGAGTGTAGATGCCATAAACCACAGGGACACAAGCCGAGCAAATTTATACGAACGTCATCAAGCTGTGGGAAGCGTCATATCGGCCACGCTGGCGGCGGCTTTTGCACTCATAAAGTCACGACAGTTTGATAAACCAACTTGCAATTTTCGGAGTTTGCGCTGGCTATTTTTCCGGCTATGCTGCTGTGAAGAAAAACGTCTCCGCCCGCATGTTGCGGCGGCGCGGTATAATCATTGGGGGAAGCTACGATGCAAACGTCGCGCGGGAAATTGATCGCCGGCTTTGCGGCCGCAGGCGCACTCGTCACCCTCGTTCTTATTGCGATTGTTTTCGGTTCCCACGATGAACGCGCAGCGCCCGTCGTGAGTCAGTCCGGTTTAACCGGCCAAGGGCTGAAGGCAGTCGAGAAGCAAGAACCCCTCAAACCCTCCCTGCCGCTTGGCGTTTCGCCGCAACTCTATGCCATGGCTGTGGCACGCGGACGAGAGCCCACACTGAGCTTGGTCTCCCTTGGCGAAAAACTGTTCAAGGACAAACGGCTTTCCGTCGACGATTCGATTGCCTGCGAGACCTGTCACGATCCCGCCAAGGGCTTTACCGACCATCGCGGCGGCCCAACATCCACCGGCGTTCAAAACCTGCAGGGCCAACGCAATGCGCCCAGCGTGTTGAACGCAATGTTCCAGGCCTTACAGTTCTGGGACGGCCGCGCGCCAACCCTCGAGGATCAGTCCAAGCTCCCCATTCTGAACCCCGTTGAAATGGGCCAGAAGACGCCGGAGGACGTGGTCGCCAAATTGGCAAAAATTCCGGAATATTCCGATTCTTTCAAATCGGTTTTCGGTCGGGATGTCACTTACGACGATATGGCCGCAGCGATCGCGGCATTCGAGCGGACGCAATATTCAGGAAACGCACCATTCGATCACTTCCTGGGCGGCGACAATAGTGCCCTCAGCGATTCAGCCAAACGCGGATGGGCGTTGTTTCAAGGCAAGGGACGCTGCAGCTCCTGCCACGCATTCAATAGCGTATCGCCTCTTTTCTCGGATCAGAAATTCCACAACATCGGGATCGCTGCGCATAAGCAAAATTTCGCCGAACTGGCAAAGAAAGCGCTTGGCATCCTGAAGACCGGCGATGAGAAACAGATCGACGAATTGGCGCTGCAGACCTCCTATTCCGAACTTGGCCGGTTTCTTGTCACCAAGAACCAGGCCGATATCGGCGCCTTCAAAAGCGAGACGCTGCGCAATATCGGAATCACCGGCCCCTATATGCATGATGGCTCTCTCACCACTTTGTGGGACGTGATGGACCATTACAATAAGGGTGGGGTTCCAAATCCCTATCTGGATGGCGGCATGCAGCGGCTCGCGTTAAGCGAAGCGGAGATCGACGACCTCGTGACGTTCCTTTTCGCCCTCACCGACGATCGCTTCGCGGAGTTCAACAAGGCCGAGCTGGCGCGCCAAACTGCGCTCAAGACCAACCGGCCGCAGCGCGAAACCGAAATCGCCGAAGGCCGGAAAGGCGACCTTGGCGATATCGGGACCAACCCGGATCTGCGTAATCCCGCCACGCTCGGAGCCTTTTAATGCAGGATCTTCGACCAGCAGCGTTTGTCGGCTAAGATCATGCGGATAAAACAAGAAGATTGAGCAGAGTGTTTTACACAAAGCATTTTGCTCGGG encodes:
- a CDS encoding D-amino acid aminotransferase (catalyzes the transamination of D-amino acids and their alpha-keto acids) — encoded protein: MSRVAYVNGRYVWRRDALVHIEDRGYQFADGVYEVCEVFQGALIDEKRHLGRLAYSLAELRIDAPLKPEALAIILREVVRRNKVQNGFVYLQITRGVAPRDHVFPTNAHPSLVVTARHVDPGKSESVARKGISVVTCPEIRWKRVDIKSISLLPNVLARQIAKEGGAYEAWFVEPDGMVTEGSASNAWIVGQGGIVITHQVDHAILRGITRTTLLEIIAAEGLKFEERKFSLEEAFAAQEAFVTGATTLVMPVVRIDGRQIGTGVPGPVATRLRAIFHEAAARS
- a CDS encoding cytochrome-c peroxidase: MQTSRGKLIAGFAAAGALVTLVLIAIVFGSHDERAAPVVSQSGLTGQGLKAVEKQEPLKPSLPLGVSPQLYAMAVARGREPTLSLVSLGEKLFKDKRLSVDDSIACETCHDPAKGFTDHRGGPTSTGVQNLQGQRNAPSVLNAMFQALQFWDGRAPTLEDQSKLPILNPVEMGQKTPEDVVAKLAKIPEYSDSFKSVFGRDVTYDDMAAAIAAFERTQYSGNAPFDHFLGGDNSALSDSAKRGWALFQGKGRCSSCHAFNSVSPLFSDQKFHNIGIAAHKQNFAELAKKALGILKTGDEKQIDELALQTSYSELGRFLVTKNQADIGAFKSETLRNIGITGPYMHDGSLTTLWDVMDHYNKGGVPNPYLDGGMQRLALSEAEIDDLVTFLFALTDDRFAEFNKAELARQTALKTNRPQRETEIAEGRKGDLGDIGTNPDLRNPATLGAF